The genomic region ACGCCTTGGTAGGCCATTACCCCACCAACAAGCTGATAGGCCGCGAGCCCATCCCCAACCGCCAGAACTTTCAACCCCAAACCATGAAGTAAGAGGTGATATCCGGTATTAGACCCCGTTTCCGAGGCTTATCCCAGAGTTGAGGGTAGGTTGCTCACGTGTTACTCACCCGTTCGCCGCTCGTGTACCCCCGAAGGGGCCTTACCGCTCGACTTGCATGTGTTAAGCACGCCGCCAGCGTTCGTCCTGAGCCAGGATCAAACTCTCCGTTGAAATCTATATGTCAACCACAACAAAAGCCGTGGAAAACAGACTACTTTGAGTAGATCCTTCGAATCAGAAACAATCAAACTGACTTGAATCAATGTTTTCAAAGGAATCCGTCACAGACAACAGACAACCCAGCACCCAAAATCTCGGAGAGACCAGGGGTAGGAGAGTCATCCAATGCCTGTGTACGGGGTTAATGCATATTTCGGCATTGACTTTCGGCACGCTGTTGAGTTCTCAAGAATCGGGCGCACACCGCGCTTCTTGCTTTCGCTCGAAGCTCCGGGGCAACTCGTCTAACTTTACTGTTTCGTCCGGGGCCGGTCAAATCGGCCTCTTTCGTCCCAGTCTCTCTGCGTGTCTCAGTGACCGAAACCCGCTTGGGGCGTGTTTCGGCTCCTAGGACCTTCAGGGAGTTTGTCGGAGCGTCCGGCCGCTTTCGCGTCCCGCACTCGCTCCAACAAGAAGAACATTACTGACATTCGCGGTGAAGATGCAAATCGGGGTCTGGACCTGGTCCGGAACCCTGCAGTGCACCCCTCGGCCGTACCGTCGCGAAGCCGGCGTCGTCCCTCTGGTCACAGCAGTCACCCGCGTCTCCGCAGGGCCGGCACTCGCGTCTCCGCGAGCTCCACTTCCATGATGCCCCACTCGTTCAAGGACACAAGTCCGAGTGAGACGGCGGTGGGGTGAGGGACGATCGCTCGTCCCCCACCCCACCGAGTACCGCACCGCCCAGCAGACGCCTCTCGGCGAGTGGCCGCTCGTAGCGGCTGAGTGTGAGGCCCGGGGGTCATGTACCGGGCGGCATCAGGTGTAACCCTCCCCTGCCGCGAGCTATTCCCGGGCCAGTCCAACTCGGTGACTGAGCTGAGCCGCACGCTCCCGGCCTCGGCACCGTTCTGCGCGAAGAGCAGTCGCCGCCCTCGATCCGCAGTACGGCCTCCGCTACCGGTGTCCCGAAGGTCTGGCGATCCTTCAGTGAAACGTCATCGGCTGCTGGCGTGCGAACGTGACCGCCAGTCAGCCGCCGGCGCAGGTGACGTCAAAGTCGCAGCCCTCCCGCAGCCGATAGCTCCCCCACGAGCCCATCCAGCACCAACTCCTCAGGAGGCTCGCGCTCCTCCACCGGTTCGGAGTGGTCCCAGCCGTAGGAGTCCGCCCTGCAGTCGACGCCAGCTGGATCACCCGCATGCCGTTCTCGCCGTTCGTCATCACCGCGGCCCCCGTACCGGCCTCGCGGTCGATCAGAAGGTGACACTCGAACCCGAGCTTCCCGCCACTGTGCCCGAAGCGCACCCCATCCGCGCCGAGCAACAATCCGAGCCCGAGATGATCCAGCCCGCCGATCCGCTCGCTCGCCGGGATCTGCGGCGTCAGCAGCGCTCGACCCGAGGCGGGCGACAACAGTGCGCCATCCGCATCGGCGTACGCCGCCTGGACAGCCAGGCGAACTTGCAGAGATCCGTCGGCGTCGTCCACAACCCGGCCGCGGCCAGCTCTGGATAGATGTGCCATCGACCTTCGACGGGCCGTCTCGCTTCGTCATGGGCGGTTGCGGCCTGGTCTTTCCGTTCGACGGGCAACGGCTGGGCGTAGTCGCTGTCCGACATCTCCAGCGGATCGAGGACAAGCGCGCGCCAGCTGCCGGAACGGCGTACCGGTGACGTCCTCCAGGAGTTGCTGCAGCCACGATCGTCCCGCCGCCGGAGTACCGGAACTGCACCCCCGGCACAGTGCCGACACGTACGCCGAAGGTGTGCGCGGGGCGTACTCCGGCGGGGATCTGCGCGACGGTCGGCAGTACCGCATCATGCGGGTAGCCCGGGGAATCATGGACGGTGAGGCCGGCGCTGTGAGTTGCCAGTTGGCGCAACGTCACCACTAGCTGCCAGCTGCCGGCCGGTGGGACCCGCCACGAGGTCAGCCGCCGGTTCACGTTCTCATCGAGATCGAGCAGACCTCGGTCGACCAGCGCCATCGCGAAGAGCTCGACCGGTTTGCTGATCGAGCACGCTTGCAAGAGCATGCACGGCGACATCGCGGCCGTGCCACCGGACTTGACGACTCCCGCTCCGCCGGTCGCAACGATCTCGCCGCTGTCGATCACCGCCCAGCTGATGCCCGGCACCGCGAAGTGCTCGAGCTCGGCGGCAATCTGGTCATGGAGTACGTCGGTCTAGGCACCCACAGCCAACTCCTGCCCGTTGGCTGCTTCGGAGCATGCCGCAACGGGCTCGCGAGCACCGGCCACGGTTACCGAGGTATCCGTGGCCGGTGCGTGCTCAGTGCTGAGGTTCCCGTGACGTCACTTGGACGGCTGCGGAGCTTCGCAGTCCACCTTCGGGTTGGCGCCGATGTAGTTCAGCGGCCCGGCGACGATGGTGACCAACGTGGTCCCCACCTTCGCGCAGGTGGCATCAGAACCTCCGAAGTAGTTTCGCTGCGCTGCGGCGGCGAGACCGATCAACAGCCATACCAGTACGACGATCGTGATGACGCGGGAACCGGTCGTAGAGGCTCTACGAGTGCGCATGTCCACCTCCTGGCTGAGCGCACCCCCGTGGATCGTTCATCTGGTGCCCGCCTGCGACGTTGCGAAAACCCCAGCGGTACGAGCCGGCTCGTCGGCGACCTCAGAGCTCGCGGAACTCGTAGTACGGCTTGATCCGCGTGTTCACGAACTGCCCGATGCTCTCGGCCGCCAGCAGCCCGGCGAACGTGAACTGCGGGACCTCGAAGTACTGGTAGACCGATCCGTTCACGTACTCCACCTCGAGGGTGTCGTCCTTCCATCCGACCGACCGCACACTCGACGAGTTCACCAGCCGTCGCCGCATCCCCAGCTCCTTCCGTACGCCGTGCTCACTGTCTCGAAGACTGCTCGATCCCGGCCACCTCAAACCCTGCGAACTCGATCCGGGACAGTAGCCGGGCCAGATCCGTCACCGCCGCGTTGAGCTGACCGAGGGCCGCCTGGTCGAGGGTGACGCGCTGCTCGGGCTCCCCGAGATTGGCCGCGAACCGGGTGAGCGCCTCGGCCGGTGCCCTCGCGAGCGCGGTGTCGAGAGCTTCCTGCAGATGCGGGCTGGGCACCATCTCGGGCCGCTCCCGCCACTTGGAGATCGTGCGCGGTGCCACTCCGAGGTACTCGGCGAACGCCTCGTTGGTCAGCCGGAGCGCTGCCCGCAGGGCGTGCGCGTGCCTGCCGGTCCACTCGTCGATGACTGTCATTCGGCTCACTCCTTCGCAGTCGGACACTCTCTGCCAAGAAATGTATGAGGATCGCGCCTCTGCGGAGTGCCCAATCTGTTCCCTGTGGATACCGGTTCGGTTCATGGTGGGCCGGAACCGCGGCGCGTTGACTTGGCGCATGAACGAGACGCCCGGCCAAGCCGCCGCCACCTTGATCCGACGCCGCTACCTGAGGGTCCGGACCAAGAGCAAAGCCCGACGCTTCCAACTCGTCCGCCACGTCGACGTCTCCGGCATCAGCGGAACCGGCGTCGTGGCCGAAGGCATCGAGTGGTCCGACGGCACCGTCGCCCTGCGCTGGTGCGGCCAATACCCCACCACAACCGTCTGGCAGGACGGTATTCCCGCCCTCCTCAGCATCCACGGCCACCATGGCGCCACCACCATCCACTGGCTCGACCCCTGACTCCGGTGAAGCCGTCGCCATCCCTGCCTGGCAACGGCTTCACCGGACTACACCAGCCGCAGTTCCTTGTCGTTGGCAATCAGCCGCCGGCGGTCGACCGATAGGTCACGACGGACGGCCGCGCCTGTCAGGCGACCACCTTGGGAGCGATCAGCCTTGGTCGGCGGTTGATGGTTTGTCGGCGAAAAACTGTTCGCGGTAGGTGCCGTTGGGGTGGTCCGCGGCGTGGTCGGTGGAGGGGGTGGTGTGGTGGTTGAGGGTGGTGGCCAGTTCGGCGATGGAGCTGTCGCCGGTGGTCAGGCTGGGGTGTTCGGACGGGAGTTCGTCGTTGTTGGCCATCGCGGACAGCTGGGAGAGGGTCTCCAGGAGTTCGACGGCCTTCTCGACCTGGCCGGGGTTGTTGACCAGCCACCAGACGGCGGCGGAACCGGGCGTGGCCAGGACCTCGTCGCGGAGGTAGGCGCGTTCGTCGCGTTCCATCCGGCGTTCCAGCAGAGTGGTCTGCTCGCGGCGGTGCAGGGCGGCGAGGACCTGGAGGTGTTTGCTGTCGGCGTCCGGGAGGCGGAGGCGGACCTCGGTGGCCCAGGTCCGGACCTGGCCGCGGTCGTCGAGGTCGGGTTCGCCGAGCAGGGCGGCGAGGCGATGCTGGTTGAGGGCTTGCTCGGTCGGTTGCTGACCGGCAGTGAGCGCCTTGGCCCGGTTCAGGAGGGCGTCGACCGCGACGCTGCCGAGGTCGGCGTGCCGGGAGCCGGACAGCACGGTCGACCAGTGGACAACCGCGGAGAAGCTGAACTGGAAGTCCGGCGACGCCGAAGGGAGCCGTACGTCGGCGATGGTGCGGGTCGGCGGGAGGGAGAACACGGGGTCGTGGTCGGGGCCGTGCGAGTGACGCGCCGGCGTCGGTGGGGCGGGTGACGGTGGCGCCGCAGCGGGGGCGGGCTTGGTGACAGGTTCTTTGTACAGCAGGGCTACGGCGATCAGCAGAAGGACGGAGACCATGACGGCGAGCCAACCCGGCAGGTTGAGCACGAGCGCCAACAGGTACAGAAATGCGACCACCAAGGCGGCCAGCAGGAGCGTGATCTTGTCGAGCTTCATCCGGGAATTCCTTCAACGCGGCTACGGCCGGCGAGCCGGCTGGTCGGAGTCCCCGCTGTTGGTTCTGTACGGTCGGTCAGAGGCACAGAAAGTCTCACACGGTAGACGCACCGTAGCGACTGCTCTGCGTGTCGGCGATTACTCCTTGAGACGGCTGACGCTCGGCACGAGCGGTGGCAGGAAGCTGTCTTCAGTTGGTGGCTGCACCATTCGGCGGTTGACTGGTCACCATGAGTCGAAGACTTGCGGCTGCACTGCTGGCCATGGGGCTCCTCACCGCGTGCGGGGAATCCGGCACACCAGCCGGTACGACGCCGGCAGGTTCGAGTCCGTCGGAGGCCGGTCCGTTCGAGGCCAGTTCGACGGCCTCAGCAAGCGCCGCGCCGAAACAGCATGTGATGGTGCTCGAAGTGACCGGGACGGCCAGCGTCGGCCTCACATTCACCCTCGACGGGAAGGTCAGCCAGGAGAAGGCGGTGAAGCTGCCCTGGCGGAAGACGGTTGCGGTGCCGTACGGGACGGGGCGGCATGGATGGGAACTGGCGATGCAGCATCGGGGTGGGACGTTGACTGCGACTGCCACGGTGAACGGCAAGTTGGTGACGCAGACCAGCGGCGCGAGTTCCGGCGGCACCAGCAACACCGCGAACCTGAGCGGCAGCTTCTCGGACTGACGCCTGGACCCCTCCGGCCGACGATCGGCCCCGAACGCAGGCTCTGGCCGCCATGGGGGCAGGACGTGGGGATGCGGGCTACGTCAGCCGGTGAAGGAGCGGAGAGCTCGACGCGACGGCGTGAGCAGGACCGGCTTGTAGGGGCAGCGGGCGTCGGTCAGGGTCTCGTAGGCGCTGATCGCACGGTTGGCGGCGTCCCAGCCCTGCTCGGCCGGGCTCTTGCCGAGGCCGCGGTTGCGGATCAGGGCGCCGTAGAAGGCCGAACAGAAGACGGTCGCCTCGTACCAGCCGACGACCGTGCTGGTGCCGATGTAGGTGATGTCGTCCTGCAGACAGTCGCGGATCGCCCGCTGCCACTTGCCGATGCCGGTCTTGCAGCCGTCGGCGATGACCACGCCGCTCGCGATGCCCCACTGCCGGTCGAGGAACCAGTCGGCGAGCGCGCTCAGCGACACCTGGGTCTGACCGTCGGCGGACAGGAACGACGGCTCCTCGCTGTGGTCACCGTGCGCCATCACGTGCAGCACGGTCGACGGGGTGGTGAGCGCCGAGAACGCCGTCTCGTGGTCGCGGGTGCGGACGAAGTTCACGTCGATGATCGGGTCGTTCCAGCCGGCGTTGACGTTGCCGACGATGCCCTGGACGAACGTCATCGACGCGTCGAACGAGCTGTCCAGGCCGAGGTCGACCAGCGTGATCAGTCGGTTCTTCAAGCCCAACCCCCTCGCGTCCGCAGGGCCTGCCTCGAAGACCCGAACTCATCATCACCCAGCAAGCCGACAGTTTCTCGGCCTGGCGGGTGGATACCGTGGCACGCAGCCGACAGTCGAGGAGAGATGTTTCGATGAGTCCTGTTCCGACCGTCACGTTGAGTCACGGAACCGCCCTGCCGCGGCTGGGCCTCGGCACCGCGCGGATGACCGACGACGACGCCGAGCGTGCCGTCGGCCGGGCCCTCGACTTGGGCTACCGGCTGATCGACACCGCGGAGAACTACCACAACGAGGTCGGCGTCGGCCGGGCACTGAAGGGTGCGCCGCGCGACGAGCTGTTCGTGACCTCGAAGTTCAACAAGCGCTGGCACAGCGTCGACGGCGTCCGG from Kribbella flavida DSM 17836 harbors:
- a CDS encoding serine hydrolase, encoding MDDADGSLQVRLAVQAAYADADGALLSPASGRALLTPQIPASERIGGLDHLGLGLLLGADGVRFGHSGGKLGFECHLLIDREAGTGAAVMTNGENGMRVIQLASTAGRTPTAGTTPNRWRSASLLRSWCWMGSWGSYRLREGCDFDVTCAGG
- a CDS encoding KTSC domain-containing protein; amino-acid sequence: MRRRLVNSSSVRSVGWKDDTLEVEYVNGSVYQYFEVPQFTFAGLLAAESIGQFVNTRIKPYYEFREL
- a CDS encoding helix-turn-helix domain-containing protein, whose protein sequence is MTVIDEWTGRHAHALRAALRLTNEAFAEYLGVAPRTISKWRERPEMVPSPHLQEALDTALARAPAEALTRFAANLGEPEQRVTLDQAALGQLNAAVTDLARLLSRIEFAGFEVAGIEQSSRQ